A genomic segment from Glycine max cultivar Williams 82 chromosome 1, Glycine_max_v4.0, whole genome shotgun sequence encodes:
- the LOC100817782 gene encoding chaperone protein dnaJ 13 has protein sequence MDEPNEAQDNRELYALLNLSPEASDEEIRRAYRQWAQAYHPDKYQAPHMKDIATENFQRICEAYEILSDPNKRQIYDIYGMEGLTSGLELGPKLNGAEEIKAELERLKRMKEREKMAAHFQPSGTIVANMSLPRYLDGNGMLRGMAMTSEIQSQLSKRNAVTIGGNLAVNGEEGGGAATAVFRHHLSEVSSVEVVASAGLRALIGVQTTRNLSSHSAATMGIALSLKDGSLNLSNLWTRQLSETASGHIELALGPHSSVTVGWQKKDQRRSASGEVKFGTGSFETSVHYTHRFSPKSLGCIVGRVGSSSLEVEVGGGRKLSKFSSVRWLYIIGIQGISWKFELYRGGQKLIIPILLTRHLNPVFATGAFVVPASLYFVLKKLFIKPYYLRRNKQKALEEKEKTSAQVKEARATAEKAQNLQQNVANRKRNKQLETGGLVIMRALYGNQRILNNLKSSSETSFELTSEVIDVTIPLNFLVNDSGQLKLHEGVKKSGIMGFCDPCPGSPKDLYVEYVYAGNQYRVWAGDYEELQIPQGSHRI, from the exons ATGGACGAACCGAACGAAGCACAAGACAACAGAGAACTCTACGCGCTCTTGAATTTGTCTCCAGAAGCTTCCGATGAAGAAATTCGCAGAGCGTATCGTCAATGGGCGCAAGCCTATCATCCCGATAAATACCAAGCTCCTCAC ATGAAGGATATTGCTACGGAGAACTTTCAGCGAATATGCGAAGCGTATGAGATTCTTTCAGATCCAAATAAAAGGCAAATATATGATATCTACGGCATGGAGGGGTTGACCTCTGGTTTGGAACTTGGTCCAAAGCTTAATGGAGCTGAAGAGATCAAGGCAGAACTCGAGAGATTGAAGAGGATGAAGGAACGCGAGAAAATGGCGGCGCATTTTCAACCCTCCGGTACAATTGTGGCCAATATGTCTTTGCCACGCTATCTAGACGGAAATGGCATGCTCAGAGG AATGGCTATGACAAGTGAAATCCAGTCTCAGTTATCAAAGCGTAATGCTGTTACGATTGGTGGTAATTTAGCAGTGAATGGAGAGGAAGGCGGTGGAGCTGCTACTGCTGTATTTAGGCATCATCTTTCAGAAGTTTCGTCAGTAGAGGTTGTGGCCTCAGCTGGTCTGCGTGCACTAATTGGGGTGCAAACAACTCG TAATCTATCATCACACTCAGCTGCAACAATGGGCATAGCACTGTCTCTGAAAGACGGTTCATTGAATCTTTCAAATTTATGGACCCGCCAACTGTCAGAAACAGCAAGTGGACAT ATAGAGCTTGCTTTGGGGCCACATTCATCTGTAACTGTTGGGTGGCAAAAGAAAGATCAGAGAAGGTCTGCCTCTGGAGAAGTGAAG TTTGGCACAGGTTCTTTTGAGACATCAGTTCATTATACTCATCGTTTTTCTCCTAAATCTCTTGGCTGCATTGTGGGAAGAGTTGGGAG TTCTTCCCTTGAGGTTGAAGTCGGTGGTGGGAGGAAGCTATCCAAATTCAGCTCGGTACGCTGGTTGTATATAATAGGAATTCAG GGTATTTCCTGGAAATTTGAGCTGTATCGTGGGGGTCAGAAGTTAATTATTCCT ATTTTGCTGACAAGACATCTGAACCCTGTGTTTGCTACTGGAGCATTTGTCGTTCCTGCATCTCTTTACTTTGTTCTAAAG AAACTTTTTATTAAACCTTATTACCTTAGAAGGAATAAACAGAAGGCTCtggaggagaaggagaaaaCTTCTGCTCAG GTTAAGGAAGCACGAGCTACAGCAGAGAAAGCTCAGAATTTACAACAAAATGTGGCTAATAGGAAAAGAAACAAGCAATTAGAAACAGGTGGACTGGTTATTATGAGAGCACTATATGGAAATCAGAGAATTTTGAACAACTTAAAGTCATCAAGTGAAACAAGTTTTGAATTAACTTCAGAAGTCATTGATGTTACAATACCTTTGAATTTTCTAGTTAATGATTCTGGCCAACTCAAG CTTCATGAAGGTGTAAAAAAATCAGGCATCATGGGTTTCTGTGATCCATGTCCAGGAAGTCCTAAAGACTTGTATGTAGAGTACGTCTATGCTGGCAATCAATACAGG GTTTGGGCTGGTGATTATGAAGAATTACAGATCCCTCAGGGCAGCCACAGGATATAA